A genomic region of Mycobacterium sp. Aquia_213 contains the following coding sequences:
- a CDS encoding DUF2694 family protein, protein MTDANPAFDTVHPSGHILVRSCRGGYMHSVALSEEAMDTDAVTLAQGILLTADVSWLKALLEVRHEIVAAGHTPSAEVPTPNDLDAAIEKLLAHKLRRRDTAD, encoded by the coding sequence ATGACCGACGCTAATCCCGCGTTCGACACCGTTCACCCGAGTGGGCATATCCTCGTCCGCTCGTGCCGCGGCGGGTACATGCACAGCGTTGCGCTGAGCGAAGAGGCGATGGATACCGATGCCGTGACCCTGGCCCAGGGCATCCTATTGACCGCGGATGTGTCGTGGCTCAAAGCACTGCTGGAGGTTCGCCATGAGATCGTGGCGGCCGGACATACCCCGTCGGCGGAGGTCCCGACTCCTAACGACCTCGATGCGGCGATTGAGAAGCTGCTGGCGCACAAGCTGCGCCGGCGCGACACCGCGGACTAG
- a CDS encoding ESX-1 secretion-associated protein: MADRIHVVPAHLRDAAAHHQETSDYLRTIPSSHAAIQESLDSLGPIFGELRDAGRELLELRRQCYEQQADDHADMAHNLTVSATRWDQHEQDAVGELGRIVDGGR, encoded by the coding sequence ATGGCAGATCGAATTCATGTGGTGCCCGCGCACTTACGTGACGCCGCTGCGCATCACCAGGAAACCTCCGACTACTTGCGCACCATTCCGTCGTCGCATGCCGCCATCCAGGAGAGCCTGGATTCCCTCGGGCCCATCTTCGGTGAACTTCGCGACGCCGGGCGCGAACTGCTCGAACTCCGGCGACAGTGCTACGAGCAACAGGCGGACGACCACGCCGACATGGCGCACAACCTGACCGTGTCGGCCACGAGATGGGATCAACACGAACAAGATGCGGTCGGTGAACTCGGCCGCATCGTCGACGGCGGTCGATGA